The DNA segment TTGCCCTGCGCACCCACCGACCAGGGCGCGCTGTGCACGAAGACGCCGCTGTTGTCGATGCGGACGGCGTCCTGGACCTTGAGCTTGTAGCCCTCTTCGTCGTCGACCGGCACACCGTAGGTGGACGAGTCCATCACGATGTCCTCGAACTTCTCCAGCACGTAGTAGGTGCCGTTCTTGGTGTCGTAGCCCTTTTTGCCCAGCGACACCGGGAAGGTCTTCACCACCTCCCCGTCGCGCACGATCTCCATCTGCTTGCTGGCGTTGTCCACCGTCGCGACGAGCTGTTCCGGCACGGTGAAGCTGGACTTGGTGCCGGAGGCGTCGATGTTCACCACCGTGCCCGCCGGCCAGAAGTCCTGCGGCCGCCAGCGCACCTGGGTGTCGCTGGTCCAGTAGAAGCGGCCCGGCACCGGCGGGTTCGACGAGATGTGGATGGCCTGCTCGGCCATCGCCCGGTTCCCGATGGGTCGCTGGAAGTTGATGTAGATCGGCTTCGCCGCGCCCACCTTGGATCCGTTGACCGGGTTGAAGGTCGGCGGCGCGAACACCGGCTGCCCGACGTACGGCGTCGGGTTCTGCCCGGCCGGAGTGCCCTCGGGGATCGGCAGCGGCTGCGCGGTCGGCGCGAACGGGTCCGGGGCGGCGGGCGCCGGGAACGCGAACGGATTGGCCGGCGGTGGCGGCGGCGCGAACGGATCCACCGGTGGTGGCGGTGGTGGGGGCGCGGGTTGGGCGAGCGCCGTCGGGGCGCCGAACGCCAGGCCTCCCACGAGTCCGGCCGCGAAGATCGCGGTGGTCAGCTTCCGCACTGTTCGCTGCGGCATGCGATACCTCCAGTCACTGATCAAGGTCCAGTGTCGCACAAGACGCCGAGCACCCACCCGCACACGGCTCACCCGCACCTTCACCGGGCGACGGCCGCCACGGCGATCTCCCAGCGCCACACGGGCCCGTCGTCGGGGTCTTCGATCTCGGCGACCCGCGTGAAGCCGAGCCGGCGCAACACCCCGGTTGAGGGGTTCTCGTGCGCGAGGGTGTGGGCGATGACCGTGGTCAGCCCGCCCGATGCGGACACCGCCTTGTCGATCATCGCCCGCGCGGCGGCGGTGGCCAGGCCGCGCTCGCGGAACTCCGGGGCGATCTCGTAGCCGATCTCCACCACGCCGTTGCGCGGCGGCCCGACGAAGCCGCCGGAACCGACCAGCAGCGCTCCCCCGTCGGCGAGGAAGAAGTGCATCCACCAGTCCGCCTGGTGCGGATGTTCGGTCAGCTTCTCGATCGTGAACTCGATGGACTCCGGGAACTCCGGCCAGCCGTCGGGCACGGCAGCTCCGAGCAGTTCACCGAAGGCGGCCCGGTCGCTGCGCAAGGTGGTGAGGTGCTCGAGGGTGGCGGGCAGCACGACGACGTCGGTCACGGTCGCAGTGTGTCAGGCTGGCGTGGTGATTGCGGCATTCAGCATCAGCCCGTCGGGCGGCGACGAGACCGGCGGTGTGCGCGAGGCCGTTGCGGCGGCGATCCGCGTGGTGCGCGCGTCCGGCCTGCCGAACGAGACCAACGCGATGTTCACCAACATCGAAGGCGAGTGGGATGAGGTGATGGCCGTCGTCAAGCAGGCCGTCGACGCGGTGGCCGCGGTGTCCCCTCGGGTGAGCCTGGTGCTCAAGGCCGACATCCGGCCCGGTTTCACCGGTCAGCTGACCGCGAAGGTCGAGCGGCTCGAAGAGGAACTCGCCTCAGGAGCGGACCAACCGGGCGATCGCCGCTGACGCCTCGGCGAGTTTGGCGTCGGCCTGCTCACCGCCTTCGGCGACGGCCTGGCTCACACAGTGGCCGAGGTGTTCGTCGAGGAGACCGAGCGCTACGGACTGCAGCGCACTGTTCACCGCGCTGATCTGGGTGAGCACGTCGATGCAGTACTTGTCGTCCTCGATCATCTTGGCGATGCCGCGGACCTGGCCCTCGATCCGGCGCAGCCGTTTGGCGTAGTTCTCCTTCTGCGCCGAATAGCCGTGCGTCGCAGTGCTTTCGGGGATGCCTTCGGGACTCGTTATGGACATCGCTAACCCTCCAGCATCTGCTTCATCTGGGCGATCTCCGCCTCCTGGGCCTTGATGATCTCCTCGGCGAGCGCCTTGGCCTCCGGGTTGGCGCCGTTGGCGATCTCGGCCTTGGCCATCTCCACCGCACCCTGGTGGTGGCTGATCATCGATTCCAGCCACAGTGTGTCGAATTCGCGGCCACTGAGCGACTCGAGACGCTGCATGGTGGCGTCGTCGACCATGCCGGGCATCGCCATGCCGTGGCCGCTGTGGTCCATGCCCGACCCGGGGTCCTGCCCCCAGCTGCGCAGCATCGCGGACATCTTCTCCATCTCGGGACCCTGAGCGGCGGCGATTCCCGAGGCCAGTTCCAGCAGCGCCGGATCGCTCGAGCGGTCGCGCGCCAGGTCGACCAATTCGAGCGCCTGCTGGTGGTGCGGCGTCATGTCGCGCGCGAAGGTGATGTCGTCGGCGTTGTGCGGCGCCTGCGCATCGCCGGCGTCACCGCCCGCGTTCTCGCTGTGGGTGTGATCGGTGTGGCCGTCGCTCTGCTGTTCGGTGCTGGTACAGGAGGACAGGAACAATGCCGCGAGAAGCGCGGCGAACAGGGCGAGCGGCCGGAGGGTGCGTGCAGTCATGGCACTAGCGTACCCGCATACCCCAAGGGGGTATGAGAATAGGTTTGGCCGGGCGAAACGCCGAAGGCATAATCGATAGATGCCCTCAGAGACTCCCGCTGACGCTCTTCGCGCAGGCGGCTCATCGCCCGACATCAAACCCAGAAGCCGCGACGTCACCGACGGCTTGGAGAAGACCGCTGCCCGCGGGATGCTCCGCGCGGTAGGGATGGGCGACGACGATTGGGTCAAGCCGCAGATCGGCGTGGCCTCGTCATGGAACGAGATCACGCCCTGCAACATGTCGCTGCAGCGCCTGGCGCAGGCGGTCAAGGGCGGCGTGCACGAGGCCGGCGGGTACCCGCTGGAGTTCGGCACGATCTCGGTGTCCGACGGCATCTCGATGGGCCACGAGGGTATGCACTTCTCGCTGGTGAGCCGTGAGGTGATCGCCGACAGCGTCGAGACCGTGGTGCAGGCCGAACGCCTCGACGGCACGGTGCTGCTGGCCGGCTGCGACAAGTCGATCCCCGGCATGCTCATGGCCGCCGCCCGACTCAACCTCGCGAGCGTCTTCTTCTACAACGGCTCGATCATGCCGGGCGTGGCCAAGCTCACCGACGGCACCGA comes from the Mycolicibacterium litorale genome and includes:
- a CDS encoding DUF305 domain-containing protein — its product is MTARTLRPLALFAALLAALFLSSCTSTEQQSDGHTDHTHSENAGGDAGDAQAPHNADDITFARDMTPHHQQALELVDLARDRSSDPALLELASGIAAAQGPEMEKMSAMLRSWGQDPGSGMDHSGHGMAMPGMVDDATMQRLESLSGREFDTLWLESMISHHQGAVEMAKAEIANGANPEAKALAEEIIKAQEAEIAQMKQMLEG
- a CDS encoding L,D-transpeptidase; this translates as MPQRTVRKLTTAIFAAGLVGGLAFGAPTALAQPAPPPPPPPVDPFAPPPPPANPFAFPAPAAPDPFAPTAQPLPIPEGTPAGQNPTPYVGQPVFAPPTFNPVNGSKVGAAKPIYINFQRPIGNRAMAEQAIHISSNPPVPGRFYWTSDTQVRWRPQDFWPAGTVVNIDASGTKSSFTVPEQLVATVDNASKQMEIVRDGEVVKTFPVSLGKKGYDTKNGTYYVLEKFEDIVMDSSTYGVPVDDEEGYKLKVQDAVRIDNSGVFVHSAPWSVGAQGNSNVSHGCINLAPEDAQWFYDNFGSGDPVVIKNSTGIYNQPDGASDWQMF
- a CDS encoding GNAT family N-acetyltransferase, coding for MTDVVVLPATLEHLTTLRSDRAAFGELLGAAVPDGWPEFPESIEFTIEKLTEHPHQADWWMHFFLADGGALLVGSGGFVGPPRNGVVEIGYEIAPEFRERGLATAAARAMIDKAVSASGGLTTVIAHTLAHENPSTGVLRRLGFTRVAEIEDPDDGPVWRWEIAVAAVAR
- a CDS encoding thiamine-binding protein; its protein translation is MIAAFSISPSGGDETGGVREAVAAAIRVVRASGLPNETNAMFTNIEGEWDEVMAVVKQAVDAVAAVSPRVSLVLKADIRPGFTGQLTAKVERLEEELASGADQPGDRR
- the ricR gene encoding copper-sensing transcriptional repressor RicR, which encodes MSITSPEGIPESTATHGYSAQKENYAKRLRRIEGQVRGIAKMIEDDKYCIDVLTQISAVNSALQSVALGLLDEHLGHCVSQAVAEGGEQADAKLAEASAAIARLVRS